The DNA window TGCCGCGGCTGACCAAGCGGTCGATGGCGTCCTTGGCCCAGTGACCGGCGGGAACGTCGGTCAGCGTGGGCACCTGGGGTGCCGCCGCCGGGGCCGGAGTCGTGGTCGCCGGGGTGGCCGGAGTCGCCGTCTGGGCGGCAGCGGCGCCGAAGGCCAGCGCGGCGGTGAGAACGAACAGACTCTTCTTCATAAAACCCCCAAAACGTCGCGCGCAAGGAACACTTCCGGTCCTGAAGTAGACGGTGGGGCGAGTTGCCGAGTTTCCTCTCCCGGAGCAGTTCACCTTCCGCGTTCTTCCGCGCAACCTGACCCCCGCCGCCTATGGCCTTGGAATGTCAGATCAGGGGGATGATACAAGTGTGAAGAACGATGGGTCAACCCTGAGACGGAGATAAGATCGCCTTTTCAGGCCGCTTGGCCTAATATGTGAGCAAAAAGTGAAGAGGCCCGCCTCTGGATTCGCGCACCTGGAGACGTCCCTTTCCAGAGGCTATTAGAAGGAGAGGCCTTCTGGAACAACTGGGGCTTCCTCTACGAATGGACGTTTTAGCTCCTGGCCGCTTCTCATTTTGGAGACATCTCTCAACTAAAAGGACCCCGTACCAAATGTTCCGGCCAGACATGTCCTCTTACCGATTGTCCCCTGAGGGGTAAGGAATTAGACCTCCTGCGAAAGTCGACAGCTAAGCTGGGCGGGTGGGCCACGAGCGACTGGAGCGGGCGCTGAAGATGAACCGCCAGCAGTTCAAGCGACGGACCGGGGTGTACCCTGAAACCTTCGCCGAGATGGAAGCGGTGCTCACGCAGCGTGAAGAGCAGAAGAAGAAACGGGGTCGGCCAGCGGGCCTGAGGGTAGCGGAGCAACTGCTGCTGACCCTGGAGTTTTGGCGGGAATACCGAACCTACGCGCATCTGGGGGATGACTGGGGCG is part of the Deinococcus apachensis DSM 19763 genome and encodes:
- a CDS encoding transposase family protein, with the protein product MGHERLERALKMNRQQFKRRTGVYPETFAEMEAVLTQREEQKKKRGRPAGLRVAEQLLLTLEFWREYRTYAHLGDDWGVHETTVQRTVERVEAALIASELFRLPGKKALGNSGTVYSIIAVDASEVPCERPKKPSAAGTAARQSATP